The window GTAGTGGCGATTTGGCATTACGACTAAGTCGTGTAGTAGGAACTACAGGTGAAGTGTATGGCGTTGATTTTTCACCGCAGTTACTAGCGATCGCGCAACAACGTTCTCAACAACAGTATCCTTCTTCGTCAATTACTTGGATTGAAGCTGATGTTTTAGAATTACCTTTTGCAGATAGTTCTTTTGATGCGGCGACAATGGGCTACGGATTGCGTAATGTTGTAGACATTCCCCATTGCTTTCAAGAATTACACCGCGTCCTCAAACCCCGCGCAACAGCCGCTATTCTCGACTTTCATCGCCCTAGTAATTCACAATTACGTGCATTTCAGCAGTGGTATCTCGATACATTGGTTGTCCCACTAGCACGTCAACTTGGCTTAACAGAAGAATATGCTTACATCAGTCCCAGTTTAGAACGATTTCCCACAGGTCAAGAACAAGTCAAATTAGCACAACAAGCAGGCTTTGCTGAAGTGACACACTACCCCATCGCTAACGGTATGATGGGAGTATTGACGATAAAAAAATCATAATGCAAGCAGCATTATTCTTATTGGTTCGCATCCTTGGACTGGTCTAACATTTGGTTCTACGCAGCACCTCCTGTACTGGGAGCAGTTATTGGCTATTTTACTAATGACATAGCCATCAAAATGCTCTTTCGTCCTTATCGAACTCTGTACATTGCTGGAAAACGCTTACCTTTTACTCCTGGTTTAATTCCCCGCAACCAAGAACGCTTAGCAAAGCGGGTTTCTGACACTATCATGGGGTCATTGCTAACGCCAGAAGAATTGCAGAACTTAGCACGACGCTTACTGCAACCAGAACGCGTACAAGCTGGTATTTTATGGTTACTACGATTAGCTTTAGACCAAATTCGCTTAGATAAAGAGCAGAAAACTGCAAAAATTACTGCAAATATTCTCAAAGATTTACTCGGTCAATCTTTACCACGTTTACTCAAAGTTTTAGCGCGGCGCGAAGATTTTTTAGAAGCACAAACAAATCAAATTTTCGATCAAGTAATACTTGAGTTTCAACTGAGTGATGAACAAGCAACTAAACTTGCAGATTGGCTACTACAAGTTGTTTTACCACCAGATGTGATTCGTCAGCTTTTAGTTGACTTTCTTACTGATCGCACAATTCAAACAATCGATGAAGGTTTTAGGGAAAAAGCTAGCGGAACTTACTGGGTAGTTGCTAATTTGTTTGGGTTACGCAATACCTTAACTCGCTTAAGAACCTACTGTTTAGATGAAAGAGAAGCAGCAAACAATCGCATCCAAGAATTGACTCGCTCATTAGACGTTCGTACCCGTCTTAAAACTTGGTTGCAAAACTTGTCGTTACAAAACTTACCTGTTTCTACAGTACGTCAACTCCGTAAAACAATCCGCGACACAATTCGCAGCTATTTGCAATCCCGTGGCGGTGAAGTTCTCCAAGGATTAAGTGATTCGGTGGATTGGGAAAATATTGCGAGTTTACTTTTAAATCGTCTACGCAATTCGGCTGTTGTCAATACTTCATTAGATGTTGTCAGCAAAGAACTTGCCTTAATTTTAGAACGCTACTTAGAGCGCGACTTAGAAAATATTGTGGCGCAGGCAATTCCTATTTTGTCAATCGATCAAGTGATTGTAGATCGCGTCAAATCAACTTCTGCAGCGGACTTGGAAACTGCAGTTGAAGGAATTGTTAAAAATGAACTACAAGCGATTGTTAATTTAGGTGGAGTATTAGGATTTGTAGTTGGTTCGCTACAAACCCTATTTCTGGTACTCCGTAATTTTTAATCTTTAGCTAGGTGCAACAGCGTAACGCACAAGTTGTCCGAGGCGTTGGCGGAGAGTTTCTAATCCTAGGCGATCGCTTGCTGAAATATACACTGCTTGGGGAAACTCTTCTTGCGCGACTGCTAGCGTGTCACTATCAACACAATCAACTTTGTTTAAAGCAATTAGCATTGGACCTGGAGTGATTGGCATTTCTG of the Gloeocapsopsis sp. IPPAS B-1203 genome contains:
- the ubiE gene encoding bifunctional demethylmenaquinone methyltransferase/2-methoxy-6-polyprenyl-1,4-benzoquinol methylase UbiE codes for the protein MTSTQIRNIFDRIAPVYDQMNDWLSLGQHRVWKQMTVKWSCAKTGDKCLDLCCGSGDLALRLSRVVGTTGEVYGVDFSPQLLAIAQQRSQQQYPSSSITWIEADVLELPFADSSFDAATMGYGLRNVVDIPHCFQELHRVLKPRATAAILDFHRPSNSQLRAFQQWYLDTLVVPLARQLGLTEEYAYISPSLERFPTGQEQVKLAQQAGFAEVTHYPIANGMMGVLTIKKS
- a CDS encoding DUF445 family protein, with amino-acid sequence MDWSNIWFYAAPPVLGAVIGYFTNDIAIKMLFRPYRTLYIAGKRLPFTPGLIPRNQERLAKRVSDTIMGSLLTPEELQNLARRLLQPERVQAGILWLLRLALDQIRLDKEQKTAKITANILKDLLGQSLPRLLKVLARREDFLEAQTNQIFDQVILEFQLSDEQATKLADWLLQVVLPPDVIRQLLVDFLTDRTIQTIDEGFREKASGTYWVVANLFGLRNTLTRLRTYCLDEREAANNRIQELTRSLDVRTRLKTWLQNLSLQNLPVSTVRQLRKTIRDTIRSYLQSRGGEVLQGLSDSVDWENIASLLLNRLRNSAVVNTSLDVVSKELALILERYLERDLENIVAQAIPILSIDQVIVDRVKSTSAADLETAVEGIVKNELQAIVNLGGVLGFVVGSLQTLFLVLRNF